The genomic stretch CtttgtcacaaacattttgaaataaacaataatataaGCAACAAAAAAGGTCAAATATGTTTTCCTCAACATGATTGTTGTTTCTTGTACAACCCACAGAGAGCATAGTACCTGACAGCTTGGAAAAACAAATCATCCCTGAGACCATAGATCAGCGGACTCAAACATCTTGATGCAAGACTAAACATTATGTAGTTAATGTACCGGATGTCTATAAATAAAGCAATGTTAATCTGAAGTGCAGCAGCCTCGATGAAGGGGTTCCACAGCTGGATGAGacagagcagcagctggaaaGCATGAAGGGTGACTGTTCTCAGCCCTCTCTGTGTTGACTGTTTATTCTCTGTAGAAGCAGCTTTGGCCACCTTCATTATCTGAACATAGGAGAAAATTATGACGATGCacataatcaaaaagtaaaactggCTTGCAGCGGACCTAAGATGGCGTTGCCATGTCTGCAAAAGGAACATCTCCATTGAACACAAAGCCTTTTGTTTGTAGAGGCCGAACGGCGCTATCGCCATGAAGATGATGAGAGTCATCATGCCGGGAACAGAGCTGACGACATGAATAATGAGGATGCAGTGCACAGACCTGCGGGTGGAGCACAGCTCTGCATGCCGCATGGGCAGGCAAATGGCCACATAACGCTCCAGGGTCATAGCTGTCAGAGTCACAGGTGTGGCCATAACATAGAGGAGCGTGACAACAGAAATAATGGTACACAACCAGATTTGTATGCTGAATTGAAAATAGTTTACAATAAGCAAAACATCAGATATGATTAACACAAAACTGTCAGACAGCAACATAACAGCAAATAGAATATACCGAGCGCTTGTGTGGAAACACTCCTTTTTGAAGAAAGTCACAATGAGCAGCATGTTGATGCACAGAAAAATCATCACCAACATCTGCACAAGCATCAGCCGGAAGTTTACCTGTCGTTGAACAAAGACAGCCACGGAGCtgttatttgacattttcagtttcaaggagagaaaaaaatcaaaaaataatgcaactcattgactgcattgtttaaatattatgacaaaaaataattttttcgaTTACAAAAATGATATCCACCCAAAGTAGTCAGATGTCAtaagaaatacaatttaaaaaccaTTGATTCTTCTCTGAGGGAAATTATATTAAATAGCCTGGTCAGAAAGCATGAGTGCTTTAAATATAAGAGCATTGTCAAATGAAAGTTAACTCTCTGGTGTCATAATCACCACTTGCTGTTTGTGCAACTCATTGGTTCtcgagagagaacaaaaaaacatttcggGATGTTCATTTCAAATTTGCTTTAAGAGAAAATgcttctaaaaacatttgataaTGTATTGACTTATTCCACTAAGACTAAATTATAGCATTTCTAAAGATCACTAGATTCTAATATAAGCTTATTATTGTTTGAATGGGAAAAAAGCTCaacaaacacagttttaaaacaaactgaaaacttgcacaggcatgtttgtatgtagatttattttttttttttggtaaacctggaactttcctgtttagtgcccctgaaggccactggcaacgcTGCACTGTCGCAAGCCTAAACAGCCTCCCTCCATGCTGTGGAATCTGATAgtagaccactttggaccagcagaatGAGATGTCATTAAGTTACTTGTAAAggcaaggccacattcacccgtCTAGATTAAGTCCTAcatcagaaaaccaaaaacatttcatatCAGGTAACTGtcatatctgttttattttggtagtCTGAGCTCAGAAGGACTCCCCACATACTCCTGCCTTTTTCTGATGAGGGAGTCCAACTAGACCCTTCAGAGCTCTTCTGTGGGTTCCATGGGTCAAGTATCCAGAGTGAAGCTCCTGGTTCCAATTCTCCAAGCCCATCTTCCGGTTCCAGTCTGTGGGGTTCCAGGCTCACAGCTCTTGGTTTCAGCCTCCAGATCCTGGTTTCAGACTGCAGGATTCCAGTCATTAGACTCTGGGTTCCAGACTCCAAGCTCCTGATTCTGGTTTCAGCCCGCTTAGTTCAGCCCTGGGTTCCTTCATTCCACCCAACAAGCTGCCTCCTAGTGGGCCTCTCAGGTTCTTCCTTGGCCATCACCGGCCTAGGAGGAACCTAAGAGGAACCTTagcttgaaataaaaatggtttccTTGAATTAGGTCTTTTTGTGTTGCTTCATTGTGATTAGGAGatttaaacacttaaaaatatATGATAATCAAGAATTAAGGCACTAAACGTGCCTTAATTGAAACAATATATGCTGAAGTCTTTGCAggttttttaacaaaatgcttgtttgttgAAGTTAACTCTGATCTAGTCAGATTCTAAGGGTGAGGATGAGGAAAGCGACAGAAACTAGGAAACTCCCAAGACCACCAGCTCCCCCATACCACCAGTGCTACACTTTCAGGAAAAGTGAATCAACACAGCCATGTCCTTTGCCACCCACATGGTCTGCACTTTCACCGATGATACAATAAAGCTCCACTTTCTCCCCACACACCTGGGGCCTGTACAATGTCTCAAGTAGCTCCAGCTAACTCttgaaacctttattttactttctctttacattatttttcctttatacCAGGTGCAGCACTGTTTAAATATTGTAATACTGATGAATGCGCTGTACTGactgttacatttttatttattttttgcatttgttaaaGCAGACCAAGTATCTGTGTATTATTTGTTTACAATTTATGAGTGCTGTATTGTTCTATATTTGCTTTTTCTTGCCAGATCTGGCCTTTCCCTGCTTTGCGCAAcaaatttccttatttatcatcGGTTTACTGGTAGTGaaggtaatatttttgtttgaggAATATGAGTTAgtgaagctaactttttggtttgctgtgcccaccactgccgtgttgtttttgttgttttgtgtctATATTCATATCCCAAATCAGTTCTTAGCCTCATGTACAAAGTGTGCCTACACAGAAAAAACATGTGGCACAATGTTTATCACAGAACTCAACGTGTACAAAAATTAACATTGGGTGAAAGTGTGCAGTAATCCACACAATCCCTTGACttgctgtgaaaaaaagtttttaaatcagCAATAACAAAGTATTGAGGATTACCACTGAAATATAACTATTTATACTCTTTTATTTAACTCAAAGAACATGAAACCTGATGTTTCTTTTCACAAATTTGAGCTTTTATGGTTTAAatctattatttatattttgtactttttgttctctgtctttttttctcttcataacaggtacacctggtctagcgttctgttagctgtgacatcatccaggggaagACAGATCagccgctattaccatataacatagaaaggattcctggatcaatgtgtgcttctgtgcctcTGCGCTGTTTTCTCCAACCCCCAGtcgatcgaggcagatgacactgagtctggttctgttggagggttccctccctgttaaaggggagttttcctctccactgtcgcttcatgcatgctcattatcagagattgctgcaaagccatgtacaacgcagacaactgtccactgtggctcaaCGTTTTTTCAgaaggagggaatgctgcttgtcaagacttgatgcaatctgctaggGTCCtaagataggaaactttttgaccaatctggatgatttgattaaatttgactttgtaaagtgccttgagatgacatgtgttgtgaattggtgctacataaataaagttgaattgacTTGAAAAAATAGAATTACATTTAGCCTCATACAATAACATAACACACCTCAGAAATGATAGAAACAACCTCAGTCAGACGGAAGCTGTAAATATTCCTGTGTTTGTCATGTAGATGTAAATGTGCTTTGGTTTGTGTGCCGATTTTACATGGAATGCATGGAAATCATCTATGGGACACTTTCATTCGCAATGATAACGTAAAGTGGGTTGGATCAGCAGATTTTAATATCTTCCAGTCACTTTCCATTCACCACAGTAATAAGACTGCCCTTGTTAAGGTTTTCAATAACATTTCCACGAAGGCAAACTGTAGAAGAAccacagtactgtttttttaagatttcagAACAGAATTTAAAGTTGTTTACCATGACATATTACTTGACCAACTAGAGAACTAGATTGTTTGAAGTTGACAGAAATCCTATGCAGGATTCCCCTCCTGTTCAATATCGACATGCTCCCGCTATCTCAGATTATAACAAATAACAAGATATGtaaccataactatgcagatgacacacagttCTTCATTACATGACCAGGTAACTAGGAACACATTCAAGCATTGAGtagatgcagagaacaaatcATTGTGTGGATGTGTCTTTTTTCAGTTGATTAAACACAAACccaaagtaattatttttggatCAAGAATCAGCGCACAGCTTCAGTAAATCCAGCTAGAAACTACTGACTGAAAATCTGGGTTTAGGGACACACTCAAAGGTAcacaaagacaattacaaggtttcACTTTTATCATCTAAGAACCTTTTtgggattaaaggactaatgtgattatctttagtcaaactgattactgcaacagtatCTTTACATGTCTGAAAGATCAATCAGCCATTCTGCATCTGATCAGAACGCTGCTTCCCATGCcctcactaaaactaaggtggagcacatcaccccagttctaacaTCCTCACACTGGCTCTCGGTTTCTCAGAGCTTTATAATATGCTTTAAAGGAATTAAAAATTGTACTGTTAGATTACAAATCACTGAATAGCTTACCACTCACATATTTTGGTTCTGGTCTACTTCCCtacaaccagaaccaaacatgaagAAGCCACATTCAGTTTTTATACTCCACTAATCTGGTACGAACATCCAGAAAACTCCAGAAATGCTCATATCCCGAGATCGTTTATATCAAAATTAAAACCCCATTTGTTTAGGGTTGTCTTTGAATGTTCTATTTAAACTATTgactgaaaataaattacagccTGTAGCccaacttttcttttctttattatattttgtaaCTGCAAAGTACTTTTCATGTTTCTCTTCTAATATTTTCAACATGTAAAGCTCTATGAAATGCCTTGTTGCTTAAATGTACTACACAAATAAACCTGCTGTCCCTGCCTTGctttaaagcataaaataaacacagttcAAATTCATGTTTTACATATAAATTTTTACATCTGTCCAAAATGTCTTAATTTATGTTTATTCTTGACAGAGGAAAATTtaacaataaatattttaaatgtcctGAAGGTATCATGGGTATGTCTTTATGGATTCCAGACGtgagccaaaataaacataaaataataggCTGATCACAAAAATTTAAGGTGATGGAGGATTTGTTCAACATCGCCATTTTTTATTGATGAATGTTAGTCAGAATGTCGTCTgttagaaagaaaataaaaattattgatTTAAGCATTTATAGGGGAGcgggtacaaaaaatactttctacacttttattttaaagatttgtACAAGTATTAGTTCGTCATATCTGTCTTTGTACAAACCTTGCcactaacatttttaaataaataatattctaagAAACTAAAAGCTCAAATATGTTTCCCTTAACATGACTGCTGTTTCTTGTACAACCCACAGAGAGCATAGTACCTGACAGcctgaaaaaacaaatcatCCCTGAGACCATAGATCAATGGACTCAGACATCTTGGAGCAAGAATAAAAGTTATGTAATTTAAGTACCTGACATTGATAAATAACATGTAATCAATCTGAAGCACAGCAGCTTCAATGAAGGGACACCACAGCTGGATGAGGCAGAGCGTCAGCTggaaagaatgaagaatcaccGTTCTGATGCCTTTCCATGTTGATTTTTTATTCTCTCCTGATGCAGCTTTGGCCACTTTCATTATCTTAACATAGGAGAAAACAATGATAATGCACATGATCAGGAAGTAAAACTGACTTATAGCTGATCGCAGATGACTCTGCCATTTGTGCAAGATGAACATCTCCACAGAGCATATTGTGCGTGAGGTGTAGAAAGCAAGTACAGAGGATGCAGAAAATATAGAGATAACAACAACACAGGGAATTGCGCTGACACAGTGAATGGTGAGGATGAGGTGGAAGGTGCTGCGCGTGGTGCACAGCTCTGTATGTCGCATGGGCATGCAGATTGCCACATAGCGCTCCAGCACCATTGCTGTGAGAGTGAGCGGtgtgacaaacacacacaaagacaaaacaatgtAGATGAGATAACACAGCCACATTTGCATGGTAAAACCAAAGTAGCTCAGAATGAGCAGCACATCCGTCAAAATCAGAAACAGGCTGTCAGAAAACAACGTGACAATAAATAAGATGTAGCGCATCGTTGTATGAAAGTAAtccttcagaaaaaaagttgtaatCAGAAAAAGGTTAATGCAGATAAAAACACATACCAAAACCTGGACTATAATCACTCTGTAATTTATACCTCTGGAATAAGATTGCTCCACAAGCGAGTTATTGGATGCCATGTACTTCTTTGCTGTAAGAAAAATActaatatataaagaaaataatgataaatTCAACCATAAAGATTTTGTATAATAGTCTTTCTTTAGCAATAAGCTGATCTAAAGATAAAATATTCACATAGATGATTGTCATAGCCAGTCAATAATTATGTAAGCATTGCACACCCACCGGTGTCTTCATCTTAGTCCTGTTCAGACATCTGAGATGACTCTGTGCACAACACCTTTATAGGATAAGGTTAGACAAGAGGGACACCTTGTGACCTCAATGGCACAACAGAGCACTGTCTTCCTTGTCTACTTTTGGGATGGAAAATGTTGCTAAAGTGTCATGACTTGGTTGAGCTTTGCTTTCCATAATCTTATGACTGGGGGAACTTATGGTTGATGTTATGtcttcatttaattttatttattcaactttttatttaaccaggcaAAACAGCCGCTGAGATCAAGACACCTTTTACAAGGGTAACACAAATCATGGTGGACAAAACAAATAgagaacataaaaacaaacatagagAACATAAAGTTCGAGTaaaattgacaaataaaatgcaagCGCTATAATTTTGGTAAAAACGTAACTTataacagttttaaatttttatgatttaaaaactgAGCCCaaacaaggttaaaaaataaaacaacaggagTTTCTGGAACTATTGTGAAGCTGAAGACGCTTTGTTTCCCAGTTACTGTAGAAAGGATCCCCGTTAATCCTAAAGGGAAATTGAATGGTGGTGTAACCCATaggttttattttcagtgagttgttgtagatgctgatggctgcatCTTCTGcagcggtctgtcttacagcagatctggagaagcctctgattGAAGAGACTCTGTTGTTGTCTGATGACAGTCtaatgaagaggatgctcagaattgtccataatgttcttcattttatgaagaatccttctttgcaaagtCAGAGGTTCTAGAGGGGCCCCTCGAAGAGAGCCAGCCTTCTTTATTCCAATGCTGCTACCCcagcagatgatggcagaggatatcacactctccacaacagacttatagaagatctgcagcatcttgctgcaaaccctgaaggatCTAAGCTTCCTCAGAaggtacagtctgctctgtcccttcatGTAGAAAGCTTCACAGCGgagtctccagtccagtctgttaTCCATGTGAACACtgaggtatttatactcctctACCACCTCCACCAACATATTCTTGTTTCTTCTGAAATCCACAATCATCTCACTTATCTTATTCACATTCAGTATAAGATTATTGTTTCCACAACATGCCACTAAGTGTCATGATTTCAGCCCTGCCATGTTTGTGCTACTCTCTCCCTCCCCTGCTGATTTCTGATTGTTCTCACATGGGCTGCTCCCTATTTAAAcacctgctttaaacatcttttCACAACCTTCAAGCAATGATTCATGGGCCAAGTGTAACCTGTTCTTCGACCCTGCCTGTCCCTGACCACTGCTTTTGCCCAGACCTCACCTTGGAGTGAGTTGAGTTTTTCTTCCTGAATGGTGCCGAACTCTGACTCTGATTAAGCCCAACGGATTCTGGAAATTCTTTGCTTAAGTGATCTTCAGTGCATGAAGAAACTTGGACTGACTATGGACCTCAAGTACCCTGCTTTCTGTAAACCTCCCCAAGACAGCAAGACCCCCATTCTCAATAGGACCCTGCCCTGTTGGAGCTGGACTTTTAACTGCTGAACCAGCAGAGTCACCCGAATTAAGATGGATAATTTCAACACCCacgctttgctttttttttttaaaaaaattatctttaacTCAGTCTTTGTTTTGGCTGCGGGTTGGGTTCAGGCTCCTTACTAAAAGTGTG from Fundulus heteroclitus isolate FHET01 chromosome 18, MU-UCD_Fhet_4.1, whole genome shotgun sequence encodes the following:
- the LOC105924645 gene encoding odorant receptor 131-2-like; this encodes MSNNSSVAVFVQRQVNFRLMLVQMLVMIFLCINMLLIVTFFKKECFHTSARYILFAVMLLSDSFVLIISDVLLIVNYFQFSIQIWLCTIISVVTLLYVMATPVTLTAMTLERYVAICLPMRHAELCSTRRSVHCILIIHVVSSVPGMMTLIIFMAIAPFGLYKQKALCSMEMFLLQTWQRHLRSAASQFYFLIMCIVIIFSYVQIMKVAKAASTENKQSTQRGLRTVTLHAFQLLLCLIQLWNPFIEAAALQINIALFIDIRYINYIMFSLASRCLSPLIYGLRDDLFFQAVRYYALCGLYKKQQSC
- the LOC118566730 gene encoding odorant receptor 131-2-like encodes the protein MASNNSLVEQSYSRGINYRVIIVQVLVCVFICINLFLITTFFLKDYFHTTMRYILFIVTLFSDSLFLILTDVLLILSYFGFTMQMWLCYLIYIVLSLCVFVTPLTLTAMVLERYVAICMPMRHTELCTTRSTFHLILTIHCVSAIPCVVVISIFSASSVLAFYTSRTICSVEMFILHKWQSHLRSAISQFYFLIMCIIIVFSYVKIMKVAKAASGENKKSTWKGIRTVILHSFQLTLCLIQLWCPFIEAAVLQIDYMLFINVRYLNYITFILAPRCLSPLIYGLRDDLFFQAVRYYALCGLYKKQQSC